The Siniperca chuatsi isolate FFG_IHB_CAS linkage group LG12, ASM2008510v1, whole genome shotgun sequence genome has a segment encoding these proteins:
- the LOC122885716 gene encoding probable serine/threonine-protein kinase kinX isoform X2: protein MKTLALLSLSLAVALGIPPFAPGVAQNPVLTEEDQRPLLGDWVPEQGPVVVDDPLPQVRLGSKEQQEPVDMEQSQSMVELEVKVKPEVGVEKVGEAEPEVKKEPAFKAEPQVKPEPEVKVEQEGKENPEVKDEQELKAEPEVKVEQDGMVGLEIKVKPEVKVEQELKAEPEVKVEQEGKENPEVKDEQELKAEPEVKVEPEVMMEPEIKVDLEANVDPEVLAEPEVNVEPELKDDQDFKVESKVKVEPNVQEPEVKALFNEEEVQEQFQVQMNLGPETETGREFEERHIDMEMVDEPIMELEPLDDDNMFEEELSNTELSEVEKSLRAAFQNQDQPLPEEEELMSEQDYVLNREPIVELEPETREESFLHQQVMQNSAIMEEGPAFDIMGQQMPSLGDYFPNEEARMGMDPGKLQDSLTAEGSDYLMMEEPGREFVREEELSPVLEDNPVLDGGVQTGVVPLREKRDLMRQVEGRLSPKQDKQGWSCSSGVILEGKCYRFFKGPKRAADAEFFCQEHFPGGHLASITSQHIHREVMNMMLWQNGAYTRTWIGGLRYLDTGRFVWLDGSRWGYADWLSGEPNNTADLEDCVEVLAHGNGKFNDFTCWEPQAFICSYTY, encoded by the exons ATGAAGACACTGGCATTGCTCTCACTGAGCTTGGCAG tGGCTCTGGGAATTCCACCATTTGCTCCAGGTGTGGCACAAAATCCTGTTTTGACTGAAGAAGaccagcgccctctgctgggaGACTGGGTTCCTGAGCAGGGCCCTGTGGTGGTGGACGATCCTCTGCCACAAGTCAGGCTAGGCTCCAAGGAGCAGCAGGAGCCAGTGGACATGGAGCAGAGCCAGAGTATGGTGGAACTAGAGGTTAAAGTGAAGCCAGAAGTTGGAGTGGAGAAAGTGGGTGAAGCAGAGCCAGAGGTTAAGAAGGAGCCAGCGTTCAAAGCAGAACCACAGGTTAAACCAGAGCCAGAGGTTAAG GTGGAGCAAGAGGGTAAAGAAAACCCAGAAGTTAAGGATGAGCAGGAACTAAAAGCAGAGCCAGAGGTTAAGGTGGAGCAAGACGGTATGGTGGGACTAGAGATTAAAGTAAAGCCAGAGGTTAAGGTGGAGCAGGAGCTAAAAGCAGAGCCAGAGGTTAAGGTGGAGCAAGAGGGTAAAGAAAACCCAGAAGTTAAGGATGAACAGGAACTAAAAGCAGAGCCAGAGGTTAAGGTGGAGCCAGAGGTTATGATGGAGCCAGAAATTAAGGTGGATTTAGAGGCTAATGTGGACCCAGAAGTTTTGGCTGAACCAGAGGTTAACGTGGAGCCAGAGCTCAAAGATGACCAAGACTTTAAGGTGGAATCAAAGGTTAAGGTGGAGCCAAATGTTCAAGAGCCTGAAGTGAAGGCCCTGTTTAATGAGGAGGAGGTTCAAGAGCAGTTTCAGGTGCAAATGAACCTCGGGCCAGAGACTGAAACAGGTCGGGAGTTCGAAGAGAGGCACATTGACATGGAGATGGTGGATGAGCCAATCATGGAGCTGGAGCCACTGGATGACGACAACATGTTTGAAGAGGAACTGAGCAATACGGAGCTGTCAGAGGTGGAAAAGTCTTTGAGGGCGGCATTTCAGAATCAAGATCAACCTctgccagaggaggaggagcttaTGAGTGAGCAGGACTATGTTTTAAATAGAGAACCAATCGTGGAACTGGAGCCTGAGACGAGGGAAGAGTCCTTTTTACATCAACAGGTCATGCAAAATTCTGCAATCATGGAAGAAGGGCCAGCATTTGACATTATGGGGCAGCAGATGCCATCTTTAGGGGATTATTTCCCAAATGAAGAGGCTAGGATGGGGATGGATCCTGGCAAACTGCAAGACTCTCTCACAGCAGAGGGGTCAGACTATTTGATGATGGAGGAACCAGGGAGGGAGTTTGTCAGGGAGGAGGAGCTGTCTCCAGTCCTGGAAGACAATCCTGTGCTTGATGGAGGTGTTCAGACTGGTGTGGTGCCTCTAAGAGAAAAAAGGGATTTGATGAGGCAGGTAGAAGGAAGATTATCACCAAAACAAGACAAGCAAG GGTGGAGCTGTTCTTCTGGTGTGATACTTGAGGGGAAGTGTTACCGGTTCTTCAAAGGGCCAAAGAGGGCTGCAGATGCTGAA TTCTTCTGCCAAGAACATTTCCCTGGTGGCCACCTGGCCTCCATCACAAGCCAACACATCCACAGAGAGGTGATGAACATGATGCTGTGGCAAAACGGGGCATATACACGCACCTGGATTGGAGGACTACGATATTTGGAT ACTGGTCGCTTTGTCTGGTTGGATGGATCCCGCTGGGGCTATGCTGATTGGCTGTCAGGGGAGCCCAATAACACAGCAGATTTGGAGGACTGTGTGGAAGTGCTGGCACATG GAAATGGAAAGTT
- the LOC122885716 gene encoding probable serine/threonine-protein kinase kinX isoform X1, which produces MKTLALLSLSLAVALGIPPFAPGVAQNPVLTEEDQRPLLGDWVPEQGPVVVDDPLPQVRLGSKEQQEPVDMEQSQSMVELEVKVKPEVGVEKVGEAEPEVKKEPAFKAEPQVKPEPEVKVEQEGKENPEVKDEQELKAEPEVKVEQDGMVELQIKENPGVKVEQGLKAEPETKVEQEGKENPEVKDEQELKAEPEVKVEQDGMVGLEIKVKPEVKVEQELKAEPEVKVEQEGKENPEVKDEQELKAEPEVKVEPEVMMEPEIKVDLEANVDPEVLAEPEVNVEPELKDDQDFKVESKVKVEPNVQEPEVKALFNEEEVQEQFQVQMNLGPETETGREFEERHIDMEMVDEPIMELEPLDDDNMFEEELSNTELSEVEKSLRAAFQNQDQPLPEEEELMSEQDYVLNREPIVELEPETREESFLHQQVMQNSAIMEEGPAFDIMGQQMPSLGDYFPNEEARMGMDPGKLQDSLTAEGSDYLMMEEPGREFVREEELSPVLEDNPVLDGGVQTGVVPLREKRDLMRQVEGRLSPKQDKQGWSCSSGVILEGKCYRFFKGPKRAADAEFFCQEHFPGGHLASITSQHIHREVMNMMLWQNGAYTRTWIGGLRYLDTGRFVWLDGSRWGYADWLSGEPNNTADLEDCVEVLAHGNGKFNDFTCWEPQAFICSYTY; this is translated from the exons ATGAAGACACTGGCATTGCTCTCACTGAGCTTGGCAG tGGCTCTGGGAATTCCACCATTTGCTCCAGGTGTGGCACAAAATCCTGTTTTGACTGAAGAAGaccagcgccctctgctgggaGACTGGGTTCCTGAGCAGGGCCCTGTGGTGGTGGACGATCCTCTGCCACAAGTCAGGCTAGGCTCCAAGGAGCAGCAGGAGCCAGTGGACATGGAGCAGAGCCAGAGTATGGTGGAACTAGAGGTTAAAGTGAAGCCAGAAGTTGGAGTGGAGAAAGTGGGTGAAGCAGAGCCAGAGGTTAAGAAGGAGCCAGCGTTCAAAGCAGAACCACAGGTTAAACCAGAGCCAGAGGTTAAGGTGGAGCAAGAGGGTAAAGAAAACCCAGAAGTTAAGGATGAGCAGGAACTAAAAGCAGAGCCAGAGGTTAAGGTGGAGCAAGACGGTATGGTGGAACTACAGATTAAAGAAAACCCAGGAGTTAAGGTGGAGCAGGGGCTAAAAGCAGAGCCAGAGACTAAGGTGGAGCAAGAGGGTAAAGAAAACCCAGAAGTTAAGGATGAGCAGGAACTAAAAGCAGAGCCAGAGGTTAAGGTGGAGCAAGACGGTATGGTGGGACTAGAGATTAAAGTAAAGCCAGAGGTTAAGGTGGAGCAGGAGCTAAAAGCAGAGCCAGAGGTTAAGGTGGAGCAAGAGGGTAAAGAAAACCCAGAAGTTAAGGATGAACAGGAACTAAAAGCAGAGCCAGAGGTTAAGGTGGAGCCAGAGGTTATGATGGAGCCAGAAATTAAGGTGGATTTAGAGGCTAATGTGGACCCAGAAGTTTTGGCTGAACCAGAGGTTAACGTGGAGCCAGAGCTCAAAGATGACCAAGACTTTAAGGTGGAATCAAAGGTTAAGGTGGAGCCAAATGTTCAAGAGCCTGAAGTGAAGGCCCTGTTTAATGAGGAGGAGGTTCAAGAGCAGTTTCAGGTGCAAATGAACCTCGGGCCAGAGACTGAAACAGGTCGGGAGTTCGAAGAGAGGCACATTGACATGGAGATGGTGGATGAGCCAATCATGGAGCTGGAGCCACTGGATGACGACAACATGTTTGAAGAGGAACTGAGCAATACGGAGCTGTCAGAGGTGGAAAAGTCTTTGAGGGCGGCATTTCAGAATCAAGATCAACCTctgccagaggaggaggagcttaTGAGTGAGCAGGACTATGTTTTAAATAGAGAACCAATCGTGGAACTGGAGCCTGAGACGAGGGAAGAGTCCTTTTTACATCAACAGGTCATGCAAAATTCTGCAATCATGGAAGAAGGGCCAGCATTTGACATTATGGGGCAGCAGATGCCATCTTTAGGGGATTATTTCCCAAATGAAGAGGCTAGGATGGGGATGGATCCTGGCAAACTGCAAGACTCTCTCACAGCAGAGGGGTCAGACTATTTGATGATGGAGGAACCAGGGAGGGAGTTTGTCAGGGAGGAGGAGCTGTCTCCAGTCCTGGAAGACAATCCTGTGCTTGATGGAGGTGTTCAGACTGGTGTGGTGCCTCTAAGAGAAAAAAGGGATTTGATGAGGCAGGTAGAAGGAAGATTATCACCAAAACAAGACAAGCAAG GGTGGAGCTGTTCTTCTGGTGTGATACTTGAGGGGAAGTGTTACCGGTTCTTCAAAGGGCCAAAGAGGGCTGCAGATGCTGAA TTCTTCTGCCAAGAACATTTCCCTGGTGGCCACCTGGCCTCCATCACAAGCCAACACATCCACAGAGAGGTGATGAACATGATGCTGTGGCAAAACGGGGCATATACACGCACCTGGATTGGAGGACTACGATATTTGGAT ACTGGTCGCTTTGTCTGGTTGGATGGATCCCGCTGGGGCTATGCTGATTGGCTGTCAGGGGAGCCCAATAACACAGCAGATTTGGAGGACTGTGTGGAAGTGCTGGCACATG GAAATGGAAAGTT